CGGTTTTCCCCAACTTGAGTAATCTGTTTTGCTGTTAATGGCAAACAGACTCAATGCACCAAAAAGAACAGAGGTCATAAGGAATGCATTTCCGATCACCGCACCATTCCCAGCACCGATCAGCGCAGCCAAAAGTGGTACCAATGAAACACCGGTTAAAAAAGTAAATGCAAAAAGCATTGCCATGTTCAGTCCGGCTTTGCCTCTTGACATACTCAGTCCAAAGAACAGTATTAAAAGCTCAGCACCGAAAATGAACCACTTGTATTGCATGATCGTCTCAGCATAAGGCATCGTTGCATAAGCACCTGCAGCTGCAGCGATCATACTCGCAGCCAAGAGTTGATATGTTTGTTTCATAAAGCTTACAGATGCGCCTTCTTGAACGTATCCAGCTTCTGCTGATGTATA
The sequence above is drawn from the Sulfurovum sp. TSL1 genome and encodes:
- a CDS encoding Bax inhibitor-1/YccA family protein, whose translation is MALYDRDYTSAEAGYVQEGASVSFMKQTYQLLAASMIAAAAGAYATMPYAETIMQYKWFIFGAELLILFFGLSMSRGKAGLNMAMLFAFTFLTGVSLVPLLAALIGAGNGAVIGNAFLMTSVLFGALSLFAINSKTDYSSWGKPLFITLIVVIIASLVNMFILQSPMMHVIITAGILLLFSIFTIYDTQNIANGAYDSPVDAAVSLYLDFLNMFTALLQLLGIFGSDD